The genomic stretch TGGGGATGCTCAAGGGATCGCTCTATTACTATATCGCTTCCAAGGAAGACCTCCTCTACATCACCCTCGATCAGGTCATCAAAAAGGGCGACGATTACTTTCTGCAGAAAGTCGCGTCGGCTCGCGATCCCATCGAGAAACTGCGGCGCGCCATCGAGGCCGAGATCGAGTATGTCATCCGGGATCAGGTGACCGTGGGTCTCTTCCTGCACGAGTTCGACACACTTTCGGAGCGGCGTCGGCGCCGTATCCTGGCACGCATGCGTCGGTTCCAAGATCGGTACATCGAGATCATCCGCGAGGGACAGGCCGCCGGCGTCTTCCGCGAGCTCGATCCCCGATTAGCGGTCTATGGAATCCTGGGGATGTGTAATTGGGTCTACCGGTGGTATCGACCCGATCTTGGCTTCACGTTGGAGCAGATCACGGCCGTTTTCACGAACCTCATCCTTGAAGGAATTGTGAAACGAGATTCGACGGCCTCGAATTCACCGCGCCGAGCGAAGGGGGGGGGGCGAAAGCGCGTTCCTCGGCGCGGCGGTGAGAACCGCGAAGGAGCCTCTGTGGTTCCGAGCAGAGAGCCTTTGATCTGCAGGAGGTGAGCGTATGGTTGCGCATCATTCGGAATTGGAGACCCCGCTGGGGGGGGGATTGAACTTCGATCTGGGGAAGGAGAAGGAGCTGTTGCGACAAAACATTCGGGCATTCGTCGAGCGAGAGTGTCCGCGGGAGTATGTGCGGGAATTAGATGAGAAGGAGGAATATCCTGAACGCGTCTGGCAGAAGCTCGCCGAATATGGGTTTCTGCAACTTCCCATCCCGGAGGCTTATGGCGGGGTTGGAGGAGACATCATGGATTTGGTCATCGTGACCGAGGAGTTGGCGCGTCGCAGCGGCGCTATCGCGCTGACCTTCTGGATGTCGGCCTGTTTCGGAGCAATGACGTTGCTTCTGGCGGGGACCGAGGAACAGAAGCGCCGTTATTTGCCGCTGTTGGCCGAGGGACGAATTAAGTTCGCCATCTCTTTGACCGAACCCGATGGGGGGACGGACGTGGCCGGAGCCATGAAGACGCGAGCTGTTGAAGATGGGGATGGGTATGTGATCA from Blastocatellia bacterium encodes the following:
- a CDS encoding TetR/AcrR family transcriptional regulator, translated to MVVARERSRRRAPEEGDRFEEILRAAAELFYEKGYHATTMQDVANRVGMLKGSLYYYIASKEDLLYITLDQVIKKGDDYFLQKVASARDPIEKLRRAIEAEIEYVIRDQVTVGLFLHEFDTLSERRRRRILARMRRFQDRYIEIIREGQAAGVFRELDPRLAVYGILGMCNWVYRWYRPDLGFTLEQITAVFTNLILEGIVKRDSTASNSPRRAKGGGRKRVPRRGGENREGASVVPSREPLICRR